Below is a genomic region from Bacillus mycoides.
CGAATGCAGCAGGTATAAGTGCTTCAAACGAACGTGAAACAGACGGCGGTACTTGTTCTGGCATTTTAATCATTACATTTTTCGTCTTACAAAATCTTAAAATCTCTACTGATAAAATAGATACGATCATCGTTACGAATAATCCATGCCCCCCGAGATTTGTCATCGGAAGCATAAATCCTTTTTTATCGATTAATTCGGGCGTCAATGTTAAAAGTAGTGAGCATACTGCTAACTGTGCCCCTGATAAAGCATCTAACTTATAACTTTTCGCTAAATTGTATCCTATACCAAATGCTATATATAAAGACATAATAAACATCGTTAAACGATATGGTATTAATATACTTGTTTGATTTTTCAATGCCCAAACTGATATGAAACTATCTTTCGGTAATGGTGGAAATGCTACGATTAAAAAGAAACTTCCTACAATAATAAATGGTAACGCTGAAATAACTCCATCACGGATTGCTTGTAAATGCCTCTGTTCAGAAAGCCTTGCCATCGGTCCAGATAAGTTTCTATCAAGAAACGTGACAAATTTATTCATAACGCTTCCCCCTAACTAATTAAATCATTTACAGTTTTTAATAAAGTCGGTCCGCCAAGCGGCGTGTATGCTTGTGGCGGTATGATACCGCACGGGATAGATTCCTCTTCTGCGAATTTTTTAACAGAGTCAAATCTATGTCTTACTTGAGGTGCAACCATTACAACGTCCCAGCCATTCTTTACTTCTTCCTCTATCTCACTTGTTCCAATGGCATGGACTTCCATGTTTACACCTTTTTTCTCCGCCTCTTTTTTTAAAGCGTTTACAACAATTGCGCTGGACATTCCTCCAGAACAAACGAATAAAACTTTCATTATTGAATCCTCCTATACTTATAAATTGTTTCTTTCAAATGAAAGAAAGTTTCACTTTACTAACAAGCATATGAAGAAATGAAACGATTTAGTTATACTGAAAGTAAATTTCACTAAAAATATTTTTCCTATTAAATTAATGTTTCAATATTTATTTTTCTCAATTGCAGG
It encodes:
- a CDS encoding PTS sugar transporter subunit IIB, producing MKVLFVCSGGMSSAIVVNALKKEAEKKGVNMEVHAIGTSEIEEEVKNGWDVVMVAPQVRHRFDSVKKFAEEESIPCGIIPPQAYTPLGGPTLLKTVNDLIS